In the genome of Natronorubrum daqingense, the window GCATGCATCGAACACGGGTGTCGCTGGCGTCGCTGACCACGGCAATTGTCGAACGGGAATCGCCCGACGTCTCGAACGGGGAGGCGCGCTACAACGTCCGGCTCTCGTTGCTCCACAATCACCTCCCCCGACTGGCCGAGTACGGCATCGTCGAGTGGGACACCGAGAGCGGTGTCGAACTCGTCGACGACTCGCCGCTCTATCCGGCCGACCTCTCACGACTCCTTGAGTACTGTCGCCAGGAAAACGGCGAAGAACTGCTCGAGGCGATCGTCCACCCAATCCGTCTCGAAATCGTCTCGTTGCTCACCGAGCACGAGCAACCGGCCACCCTCGAGTACATCGCGTCGACGCTCGCCGCACACGACGTGGGAAGCACAGATCCCCTCCAGGTGAAACGCACGCTCCACCACGTTCACCTCCCCACGCTGGAAGCAGTTGGCCTCCTCGAGTTCGATCACGACACCGGTGTCGTGAAACGACGGGACCGACACCTTCCGACGGTTCGGTAGTCGGATGGACGGCGTATAGACAGGGGGTCGACGTGGAGTCACTGCCGGGTTCGCTTCGCTTTTCTTCGTCCGCGGTACTTCAGGGAGTCCGCGTAGCACTCGTCCGGGACAGATCCGTCTCGAGGCGTCTCCCGAAACGCTTCCGGAGGGGCGTCCACTCTGTGCGGATAGTGCCGACAGCCGGACAGTCGTGCGAGGAGGGAAACGGGTTTGAGGACGCGCTTTGATGAAGGGATATGAGCGACCTGGGTGACTTCGGTGAGCATTCCGCCGCGTCCAACTCCGAGACAACCGGCGACGCCGCCGAATCCGACTCGAGCGCCTCGAGTGGGGAGTCGACGGGGACGTCTGGCCAACCGATGGACGACTTCGAATCGACCGGCGTGGAGCCACGCGGCGAAGACGTCGGTATCGGTGCCGTCTGCGTCTCGCAGGGACTTCGCGTCGCCGAGGACGGTGACGAGACGACCCTCCGTGCGTACGTTACACAGGAGAATCGATCGGACATTCGACTGGGCAGTTACCTGCTCGCACCGTATCCGGGCGAGTCGGCCGGCCCCGGTGGTGACGGCGAAACGCTGTTCTGTCGCATTACCAGCCTCGAGTACGATCAACAGTATCACGCAGACGACGCGACGGAGATCCACGCCCGACGGGCGATGCGCGCCGACGATGTCGACGAAGCCGACTACAAGTTCGTCGCCGAACTCGAGCCCGTCGCCGTCCTCTACAACGACGATGGCGAACTCAAACGGCGGATGACCGACCGGGTTCCGAAACCCCAGACGGTGATCGAGCAGGCCGACGACACCGAACAGATCAAGACCGGTCTCAAGATGCCCGAAGACGGCGTCTTTCTCGGACACCTCTCCGTCGGCGGCGAGAAGGTCACCACCGCCGCCTCGCCACCCACGATCGATTACCGCCTGAAAGACGACTACGAGGCGGGAGATCCGCTCATCTTCCGCCACAGTCTCATCGCCGGCGGCACCGGCTCGGGGAAGACTCACGGCGCGAAGAACGTCCTCCGGCAGTTCCTCGCCGACGAGCGAACCTACCCCATGGCCGACGGCCGCGAGGTCAGCCCCGCCGTCGTCCAGTTCGATCCACAGGACGAGTACGCCCAGATGCACGACGACAACCCGGACCTCGATAGCGACTTCGCCCGCCGCCTCGAGCGCGAGGGCGTCGCCTACGGCGGAGTGGACGACACGACGGCGTTCGTTCCGAAGGTCGGGTCGGCCTCCTACGCTGCGGGCCACCACCGCGCCCAGCAACTCGAGTTCACGATTCCGTTCTCGATGGTCCACGAGAACCCGTGGTTGGTCGCGGGAAGCGGATTGAACGACAACCAGTACGGCGCGCTGGTGAGCGTCCTCTTACCGCGATTTCGCGAGCAGTACGGCCCGGACGCGACGTACGACGAATTCACGACGTTCCTCGACGACCCCGCCCTGCGCGAGGAGTTGGACGAATCCGGACGGGTCCACGAGGCGACGTTCGACGCGGTTCGACGACGCGTCCTCGGCTTCAGTCACGTTTTCGATCAGGACGCCCGGCCGATTACGGACATGGTCCACGAGTTCGTCCGCCCCGGCGGGCTCTCCGTCGTCCCGACCTACCACATCAACGATACGCGGGCGACAGAGACCATCGTGCTCGCCCTCTCGTCGCTGCTGATCGACGAAAAGCTCTCGAACGACTCGACCTACGAGCGGATCAAGGAGACGCCGCTCGTCCTTGGCATGGACGAAGCGCACAACTTCCTCACTGACGCGGACAGCGTGCAGGCCGGAAAGGTCATCACAAAGTTCACCGAGGCCGCCAAACAGGGCCGAAAGGAGCGTCTCGGACTCTTTCTCATCACGCAGGACCCACAGGACATCCACGACGCCGTCTTCAAGCAGATCAACACGACGGTCGTGCTCAACCTCGGCGACGAGGACGCCATCAAGAGCGTCAACATCCCGAGCAACCTCGAGTCCAAAGTGCCCTACATGGAGAAGGGACAGATGGTGGTCTACTCGCCGGACAATTCCGAACCAGTCGAGTTGATCGGCCTTCCGAAGTGCGTGACGCGTCACGGTCGGGATTGAAAAAAGCGATCGACGCTCCGGTGCGTCAGCAGAAGTTCTGCGTGGCGTACACCTGATCGTCGTCAGTGATGTGGATACCGATACCCTGGTTCTCCCACTGATCAGCGAGGAGGTTCGCCTCGTGAGCTGGTGAGTTCATCCACTGCTCGACGATACCCTCGCCGAGTTCCTGTTCGTCCTCGTAGTGGACGGTTCCGCGGTCGTCCGTGTTAACCGGCGTGTCGTACCACGTCTGGGCGATGTTCTCGCCGCCGACGTAACCGTTCACGTTACACTCGTACCCGGCTTCTTCGTACCTGTCTGAGACGTCGTTACCGTCCGGGTCTTCGTGGGCGAAGTAGCCGCGCTCGGCCATGTCCTCGCTGTGTGCGTAGGCGATGTCACGGAGTTCGTCGTCGAACTCGAGTTCGTCGACGCCTGCGTCGACACGTTCTTCGTTCACCGCGTCGTGGGCGTACTGTTCGACGGCTTCCTCATCGACCGCGTCGTCAGCATCGTCTTCATCGGCGTCGTCGGCATCGTCTTCATCGGCGTCGTCGGCATCGTCTTCGTCAGCATCGTCTTCATCGGCGTCATCAGCGTCGTCTTCGTCGGCATCGTCTTCGTCAGCATCGTCTTCATCGGCGTCATCAGCGTCGTCAACGTCGTCGATCGTATCGACTCCGTCGAGCAGTTCCTCGACGAGCGATCCGAGGTCAACAGTAGGTTCGAGACTGTCGAATATCGACTCGACAATGTCTTCATCGCCCACGTCTACGCTCACGTCACCGGTGGGGGCATCACCGCCGTCACCGCCCTCCGACGTCGACGGTATCGTCGTCTCCTCCGATTGGTCACCGCTACTCGACTGTGAAACATCGTCACTGTCGGCCGACACGTCGTCGACCGTACTCGAGACGGGCGCTGCGGCCCCCGCACCGATCATACTCAGGACGAGTATCATTACGACTGCTGCGGTCAGTATCGATTTACATTTCATCCGCTGTATATTCCACGGGATATTGTCCAATAGTAACCGACGAGCTACCGCTCAAAAGGAGAGTAATAGTCGCTGGATAGTCACCGTTAGCTACGTACACCGATAGTTGAACGACTGAAAAGGGACAGTACGCTGGGCGTGATTGTCGTTCATCGAGCCACAACAGCGCGTATGTTTCCGATGCCATGTAACTCGGCGGTAGGAGAACGTTCGTGGCGAATCGCTCCGCGGACATCCGATTGAAGAGCCTCCTCGTAACAGATCAGTCGAAAGTTCGTTCACGAACTATGGGAGCGTATCACGCCTCTCGTCTTCGACGAACGCACGACACCAGAGAGTGGTTTGTTCGAACGGGGATCTCTTCGCCGCTCCGACGCGGAGGCTCGAGATGTGCGCTTCGATTGTTGCGTGAGGCGAGGCGTCAGCAGAAGTTCTGCGTGGCGTACACCTGATCGTCGTCGGTGACGAAGACGCCGATACCTTGGTTCTCCCAGTGTTCAGCGAGGAGGTTCGCCTCGTGGCCCGACGAGCCGAGCCACTGGTCGACGATACCCTCGCCGAGTTCCTGTTCGTCCTCGTAGTGGACGGTCCCGCGGTCGTCAGTGGCCACCGGCGTGTCGAACCACGTCTGGGCGAGGTTCTCACCGCCGAGGTAGCCGTTGACGCTGCACTCGTATCCCGCATCCTCGTACCGATCGAGGAACCGGTCACCGTCCGGGTCCTCGTGGGCGAAGTAGCTGCGCTCGACCATGTCCTCGCTGTGAACGTACGCGACGTCTCGGAGCTCGTCGTCGAACTCGAGTTCGTCGACGCCGTGGGCGGCGCGTTCTTCGTTCACCGCGTCGTGGATCGCCTGTTCGACGTCGTCGATGTCGACCGAGTCGGCCGACTGGTCGGTGTCCTCGGTCGCACTCGAGACGGGTGCTGTCGCCCCAACACCGATCAAACTCACCACGAGAATAACGGCGAGCGCTCCAGTTCCAATCGATTTCGATCGTCTTCTCATCCGCAGTAGGTCTGGAAACGAGTAATAAAAATTGTCCGAACGTTCATCAAAATTTGAGTCTCTCGCGATCCGGCGGGTGTTGAGAGTGCCGCGAGAACACGGTTGTAGCTAACGCAATCGACAGGAAAGTGCAGTCGTGGCGCCTCGAAGCCCGATCAGCTCGGTTCGAAGGTGAAACTGACTACCCGGATGAACCGCGTCGAGGAGCGAGGATCGCCGGCCGGCCAAACTGTTTCAAACAGTGAAACAATTGAACGTGAGTGACTCGAGAGGCGAGTTCTCGAGGGGAGTCCACGCGTGAACGAGCCAGCGAGGCGGTACCAGCGGCAGTTTCGGAACTCGCTTCGATCACGAGTCGGTCCGCCGATTCCACCCGCTTCGACGCCAACAGTGCGCGTCGAATTCACTTCGAAAGGAGATCGTCGTAAAATCCTGAAACCTCGGCACTGATCGCCGTACGGTCTCCGGAAAAGAAGTGATCCCCAGCCATCGACGAGACGGTGTCACCGCGATCTCGCGCTCGTTCGACCACGGGTTCCCACTCAACGGTCGAATCGCGTTCACCGTAGAGGATCTGAACGGGACACTCGAGTGACTCGAGGGCGGCGACGACGTCGAGATCAGGTGCGATCCGTGCCGTCGGTGCGAGTGCGGAGACGGCCGCGGGATCGGTGTCTGGGGCCGCGAGCAGCGCCATACTCGCCCCGAAACTGTATCCGAAGACGCCGACGGGGAGCGATTCTCGTTCGTCGCCGCTCGCGCCGTCGAAGCGGTCGGTGTCTCTGGCCCAGCGAATCGCGTTTCGCACGTCCTCGCGTTCGCCGTAGCCGTCGTCCCACTCGCCGTAGTCGAATCGCAAGCAGGCGATACCCGACTCGCAAAGGGCCTCCGCGACGCCGACGAGTCGGGCGTCTCGACGCGACCCGCCGTGTCGTGGATGTGGCGGACAGGCGACGACGACGGCGCGTGGCTCGTCGTCTGGTTCCTCGAGCGTCCCGCGGACGTCGCGGCCGCCGGGGATCAATACGTCGGTCATAGCAGTCGCTTGAGCGCGACGGGTAATCAAGACCCGTGTCGCTGCGAGTCGGCGTCGGGTACGGCCTCGAACCCGTCGAACTCCCGCCCCAATCGACGCCGATCGTACTCGGCGACGGCGACGAGACAGCCGAATCCGACCAGGAACAGCGCCCCGCCGACCGTCTGGCGACCAGCGACGAACGTCGACGATGCGGCGTACCAGACGGTCGTCGTCGCGAGCGCGAGTCCGATCGGGACGCCCGTACGCGTCAGTCGGAGACCGACACCCTCGCCCCGAACGAGCGGGCCGACGAGCCAGTACGATCCGCCGATCGCTACCGACGCGGCGAGCAGGGTCACCACGGTCGACCACGACGCGACGATTCCGACGAAAAAGGTGATCACACCGCCGACGGAGACGCCGGTCCCGAACCGCTCGAGCCACGACGATATCGGCCGATCCGACTGCTGGCTCGACGGCGCGCTCGAGGATTCGTCGTCGCAGGTGTCGACGTGGGTAACGCGCTGGCCAGCCGTGATCGCGACGCGGTCGCGCTCGCCGTCGACAGCGGTCGGCGACTGGTCGTCGGTTCCGTCCCCTTCTTCGAGCGTGGGATCCGCGGCCGTCGAGTCGACTGCCTCGCGCTCGAGCCAGGGCGACTCCGTCTCGACGCCGTCGAACGTGATCGGGAGACTCGCTGCAATTTCGAAGTTCGGGTGGTCCTGGATCTGAAAGTGAAGGTGTGGCTCCGAGGAGTTGCCGGAGTGGCCACAGCGACCGATTCGCTGGCCGCGTTCGACGCGGTCGCCTGGCTCGACTGCAACGCTGCCGGGGACGAGGTGGACGAGACTGCTGTATTCGTCGGGCGCGTGCTGGATCACGACGTAGTTGCCGCGAATGTCGCGCTTCAGAAGGTGTGAGAGACCGCCGCCGTGGCTCGCCTCAGGGTCGCCATCCGAGACGTCGACGACGATTCCGTCGGCGGGCGCGAGTATCGGCTCGTCGTAGCAGTAGTAGTTCTCGACGGCCGTTGGCCCCTCCGCCGTCGCCGAGTGGCCCGCGTCGTCCGTCACGACGAAGTCGTAGGCGTAGCGCTGGTTCACCGGGAACCACGAGTGAGAGTACTCTCGCTCGAGGCTGCCGGTGACGACCGTCCAGGTACCGTCGACGGGAAGTCGGTACGAAACGCGTTGCTCGTAGGTTTCGCGGTCGGGAATCGATCCGCGGTGGCGCACGAGCGCGACGGCGCTGCCGAGGAGTTGCCGGAGGTCCTGGGCCATCACGAGCGGGTTGAAAAACGTCGGCACGAGCATGGCGTAGCCGATCGCGTACTCTCGTCCCGTCCCCATGTGGATCCAGTCGGTCGGTTCCGTCGCGTCCGTTTCGTCGGCGTAACGGCCGAAGACCAGTCCGACCAGCGGAGCGACGAGCGGCCAGAGGAAGAAGAGGAAGAAAAGCTGAAACACCTGTAGAAAGGCCAGCGAGTCGAACAGGTAGCCGGGAACCGCGAGCACCGAGAGGGCGACGAGATACATCGGCTCGAACGACCGGAGCGCACTCCGGAGCCGCGCTGAGGGCGTCGCCGTCTCGGTGGTGGCTCGGTCAGTCATTAGTGACTCTCGGTCGGGAACGGACGTAATCGCTTTGTGAAGACGATTTCACAACGCGAGTTGATAGTTCCTCGCAACGTCGCTCCGGAAACATCAATTAGCTATCAAGAGTAGCCCAGGCCATGACCAGGGACGAGAGTAGCGATGCCGGTTCCGGACCCCAGGTTCGGGAGGCGTTCTCCCTGCTCAACCACGAGATCCGCCTCGAGATCGTGCTGGCGCTGCTCGAGGACTGGCAGGCAGTCTACACGGAGCCGCGGTCGTACGCCGAGTTGATGGACGCGGTCGGAATGCGCGACAGCGGCAAGTTCAACTACCACCTCGACAAGCTTCGCGGCGTCTACGTGTGGCAGGTCGAGGACGGCTACGTGCCGACGG includes:
- a CDS encoding DUF7344 domain-containing protein: MSSEASSGSDRKWTPLEDIPSEWYDVLRNPRRLRLLEELRMHRTRVSLASLTTAIVERESPDVSNGEARYNVRLSLLHNHLPRLAEYGIVEWDTESGVELVDDSPLYPADLSRLLEYCRQENGEELLEAIVHPIRLEIVSLLTEHEQPATLEYIASTLAAHDVGSTDPLQVKRTLHHVHLPTLEAVGLLEFDHDTGVVKRRDRHLPTVR
- a CDS encoding alpha/beta hydrolase: MTDVLIPGGRDVRGTLEEPDDEPRAVVVACPPHPRHGGSRRDARLVGVAEALCESGIACLRFDYGEWDDGYGEREDVRNAIRWARDTDRFDGASGDERESLPVGVFGYSFGASMALLAAPDTDPAAVSALAPTARIAPDLDVVAALESLECPVQILYGERDSTVEWEPVVERARDRGDTVSSMAGDHFFSGDRTAISAEVSGFYDDLLSK
- a CDS encoding CAP domain-containing protein; its protein translation is MRRRSKSIGTGALAVILVVSLIGVGATAPVSSATEDTDQSADSVDIDDVEQAIHDAVNEERAAHGVDELEFDDELRDVAYVHSEDMVERSYFAHEDPDGDRFLDRYEDAGYECSVNGYLGGENLAQTWFDTPVATDDRGTVHYEDEQELGEGIVDQWLGSSGHEANLLAEHWENQGIGVFVTDDDQVYATQNFC
- a CDS encoding CAP domain-containing protein gives rise to the protein MILVLSMIGAGAAAPVSSTVDDVSADSDDVSQSSSGDQSEETTIPSTSEGGDGGDAPTGDVSVDVGDEDIVESIFDSLEPTVDLGSLVEELLDGVDTIDDVDDADDADEDDADEDDADEDDADDADEDDADEDDADDADEDDADDADEDDADDAVDEEAVEQYAHDAVNEERVDAGVDELEFDDELRDIAYAHSEDMAERGYFAHEDPDGNDVSDRYEEAGYECNVNGYVGGENIAQTWYDTPVNTDDRGTVHYEDEQELGEGIVEQWMNSPAHEANLLADQWENQGIGIHITDDDQVYATQNFC
- a CDS encoding M23 family metallopeptidase, whose protein sequence is MTDRATTETATPSARLRSALRSFEPMYLVALSVLAVPGYLFDSLAFLQVFQLFFLFFLWPLVAPLVGLVFGRYADETDATEPTDWIHMGTGREYAIGYAMLVPTFFNPLVMAQDLRQLLGSAVALVRHRGSIPDRETYEQRVSYRLPVDGTWTVVTGSLEREYSHSWFPVNQRYAYDFVVTDDAGHSATAEGPTAVENYYCYDEPILAPADGIVVDVSDGDPEASHGGGLSHLLKRDIRGNYVVIQHAPDEYSSLVHLVPGSVAVEPGDRVERGQRIGRCGHSGNSSEPHLHFQIQDHPNFEIAASLPITFDGVETESPWLEREAVDSTAADPTLEEGDGTDDQSPTAVDGERDRVAITAGQRVTHVDTCDDESSSAPSSQQSDRPISSWLERFGTGVSVGGVITFFVGIVASWSTVVTLLAASVAIGGSYWLVGPLVRGEGVGLRLTRTGVPIGLALATTTVWYAASSTFVAGRQTVGGALFLVGFGCLVAVAEYDRRRLGREFDGFEAVPDADSQRHGS
- a CDS encoding ATP-binding protein — protein: MSDLGDFGEHSAASNSETTGDAAESDSSASSGESTGTSGQPMDDFESTGVEPRGEDVGIGAVCVSQGLRVAEDGDETTLRAYVTQENRSDIRLGSYLLAPYPGESAGPGGDGETLFCRITSLEYDQQYHADDATEIHARRAMRADDVDEADYKFVAELEPVAVLYNDDGELKRRMTDRVPKPQTVIEQADDTEQIKTGLKMPEDGVFLGHLSVGGEKVTTAASPPTIDYRLKDDYEAGDPLIFRHSLIAGGTGSGKTHGAKNVLRQFLADERTYPMADGREVSPAVVQFDPQDEYAQMHDDNPDLDSDFARRLEREGVAYGGVDDTTAFVPKVGSASYAAGHHRAQQLEFTIPFSMVHENPWLVAGSGLNDNQYGALVSVLLPRFREQYGPDATYDEFTTFLDDPALREELDESGRVHEATFDAVRRRVLGFSHVFDQDARPITDMVHEFVRPGGLSVVPTYHINDTRATETIVLALSSLLIDEKLSNDSTYERIKETPLVLGMDEAHNFLTDADSVQAGKVITKFTEAAKQGRKERLGLFLITQDPQDIHDAVFKQINTTVVLNLGDEDAIKSVNIPSNLESKVPYMEKGQMVVYSPDNSEPVELIGLPKCVTRHGRD